The genomic DNA CTTTTTAGCTACCAGTAATACATTGTTATTATATTTCTGCAAATAAAACTTGATGATTTTTCGCTCATAACCTTGCAATGTATCTTCTTCTATTAAGAAATCGCTCGTTCCATGAGCAGAATTGAAAGAAATATCTGATTCGTTGATAATATTATCATTTGCTAAAACTGCCGCCAATTCGATTATAGCTTTTAATTCACGAACATTGCCCGGATAAGGATATTTTAATAATTTTTCGGAGGCTTCGGATGAGATACTTGGCAAATCTACTTTATTATCTTTAGCGTACTCTTCCAAAAAGTATTTGGCCAGTACAATGATATCGTCCCCTCTATGCCTTAGAGGTGGCATTTCAATAGGTAATCCTAAAAGTCGGTAGTACAAATCCTCACGTAAATTCCCTTTATGAACTTCTTCTGATAAATCTTTATTTGTGGCTACAATTAAGCGGACGTCTATTTTTATGATGTCGTGTCCTCCAACCCGTGAAAATTCTCTCTCTTGCAAAACCCTAAGTAATTTAGTTTGCATATTGATATCCATTTCAGCGATTTCATCTAAAAATAAGGTACCCTTATTTGCAATCTCAAATTTTCCAAGCTTCCTGGTATTGGCTCCGGTAAATGATCCCTTTTCATGTCCAAATAATTCACTTTCAATCAACTCTCTTGGCACTGCAGAAACATTAATAGCAACAAATGGCTTTTTTGAGCGTGAAGAATTATAGTGAATGGCACGAGCGGCCAACTCTTTCCCTGTGCCTGTTTCTCCTGATAATGAAACAGTAATATTTGATTTTGCCGCTTTCTCTATTAACTCAAAAATTCCTTTAATTGACTGACTCTTTCCTTTAATGGCCTTATCAACTTTATATTTTTTCCCAATTTCTTCCTTAAGGGTTGAAATTTCCTGCTTTAAGCCAATGTTTTCTTTAATCTTGATCAGAGAGTTCCATAACCTGTCTTTGGTTTCTTCGTTCTTTTCAAGATAATCATAAGCACCTTCTTTAAGTAACTTGACGGCCGTAGCAATTTCTTCTTGCCCGGAAACAATAATTATTGGAATATCCTGGTCATATTCCTTGATTTTTAGCATAACCTCATGACCGGTAGTATCGGGAAGTGTAAAGTCAAGTGAAATTACTGAAGGCTTTTTATGTAAATTGGCAACACACTCTTTCCCTGTAAGATAGAGTTCTACCTCATAGTCGGGGTTTTTAGAAAGATGGTGCTTTAACATCTCTCC from Bacteroidota bacterium includes the following:
- a CDS encoding sigma-54 dependent transcriptional regulator, with amino-acid sequence MNPFRIFIVEDDEFYGEMLKHHLSKNPDYEVELYLTGKECVANLHKKPSVISLDFTLPDTTGHEVMLKIKEYDQDIPIIIVSGQEEIATAVKLLKEGAYDYLEKNEETKDRLWNSLIKIKENIGLKQEISTLKEEIGKKYKVDKAIKGKSQSIKGIFELIEKAAKSNITVSLSGETGTGKELAARAIHYNSSRSKKPFVAINVSAVPRELIESELFGHEKGSFTGANTRKLGKFEIANKGTLFLDEIAEMDINMQTKLLRVLQEREFSRVGGHDIIKIDVRLIVATNKDLSEEVHKGNLREDLYYRLLGLPIEMPPLRHRGDDIIVLAKYFLEEYAKDNKVDLPSISSEASEKLLKYPYPGNVRELKAIIELAAVLANDNIINESDISFNSAHGTSDFLIEEDTLQGYERKIIKFYLQKYNNNVLLVAKKLDIGKSTIYRMLKGNEI